The following proteins are co-located in the Synechococcus sp. PROS-U-1 genome:
- a CDS encoding GspE/PulE family protein, with translation MTLTLPTPDAGDTARQRFALELLLQQPVPGPERLMESRNLLDNALPDVQADQWRALQAMPIAINADQLDIAIPSQWRDQEWQHLINQLPEQHRTIRLHPAIEADLQCALRSVTDEPQTNPIPPAAAEASRPAPAEPDNRLDVDPESFLEDFSPDGVLDSDEDTQVAQDAIDLETSLKDAEASPVVTLVDRILLQAMSVNASDIHVEPQQKGLRLRFRQDGVLQQYIEPLPSRLVPAVTSRFKILADLDIAERRQAQDGRIRRKYRDRVIDFRVNTLPSRFGEKVCLRLLDSGATQLGLDKLISDPDALALVRDLGSKPFGMILVTGPTGSGKSTTLYSLLAERNDPGINISTVEDPIEYTLPGITQCQVNREKGFDFATALRAFMRQDPDVLLVGETRDLETAKTAIEAALTGHLVLSTLHANDAPSTIARLDEMGVEPFMVSASLIGIISQRLLRRVCSHCREPYRPEERELGRFGLMASREADVTFYRAHHHNPNEPVCPHCQGSGYKGRVGIYEVLRIQDDMATAISRGASTDVIRQLALESGMVTLLGYSLELVRQGETTLEEVGRMVLTDSGLESERRARALSTMTCDGCGAGLQEGWLECPYCLTPRH, from the coding sequence ATGACTCTGACGCTGCCCACCCCAGATGCCGGCGACACGGCGCGGCAGCGTTTTGCCCTTGAACTGCTGCTGCAACAGCCTGTTCCTGGACCGGAGCGGCTGATGGAAAGCCGCAACCTGCTGGATAACGCCTTGCCGGATGTGCAGGCGGATCAATGGCGCGCGCTCCAGGCCATGCCGATCGCAATCAATGCTGACCAGCTCGACATTGCGATTCCCAGCCAGTGGCGAGACCAGGAATGGCAACACCTGATCAATCAGCTGCCGGAACAACACCGAACGATTCGCCTGCACCCAGCCATCGAAGCGGATCTGCAATGTGCCCTGCGCTCGGTAACAGACGAACCACAGACGAATCCGATCCCGCCAGCAGCAGCAGAGGCCAGCAGGCCTGCTCCAGCCGAACCCGACAACAGACTCGATGTGGATCCTGAGTCCTTTCTGGAGGACTTCAGCCCCGATGGGGTGTTGGACAGCGACGAGGACACCCAAGTAGCCCAGGACGCCATTGACCTGGAGACCAGCCTCAAGGATGCAGAAGCCTCGCCCGTGGTGACGCTGGTGGACCGGATCCTGCTGCAGGCCATGTCGGTCAATGCCAGCGACATCCATGTGGAACCGCAGCAGAAAGGTCTGCGGCTGCGATTCCGCCAGGACGGTGTTCTCCAGCAGTACATCGAGCCGCTCCCCAGTCGCCTGGTCCCCGCGGTGACATCCCGTTTCAAGATCCTGGCGGATCTGGACATCGCCGAACGGCGCCAGGCCCAGGACGGCCGCATTCGCCGCAAATACCGCGACCGGGTGATTGATTTCCGCGTTAACACCCTGCCCAGTCGCTTCGGCGAAAAGGTCTGTCTGCGCCTGCTGGACAGCGGAGCGACCCAGTTGGGACTGGACAAACTGATCAGCGATCCCGACGCGTTGGCACTGGTCAGGGACCTGGGCTCAAAACCCTTCGGAATGATCCTGGTCACCGGACCAACCGGCTCCGGCAAGTCCACCACGCTCTATTCGCTGCTGGCCGAGCGCAACGATCCGGGCATCAACATCTCCACGGTGGAGGACCCGATCGAATACACCCTGCCAGGCATCACCCAATGCCAGGTGAACCGTGAAAAGGGCTTCGACTTCGCCACGGCACTCCGTGCCTTCATGCGCCAGGACCCGGACGTTCTGCTGGTGGGAGAAACCCGTGATCTCGAAACGGCCAAAACAGCGATCGAAGCCGCACTCACCGGTCATCTGGTGCTCAGCACCCTTCACGCCAACGATGCCCCCAGCACCATCGCCCGACTGGACGAAATGGGAGTGGAGCCCTTCATGGTGTCAGCGTCCCTGATCGGAATCATTTCCCAGCGGCTGCTGCGAAGGGTCTGCTCCCACTGCCGCGAGCCCTACCGGCCAGAGGAACGGGAACTGGGCCGCTTCGGGCTCATGGCGAGCAGGGAGGCGGATGTCACCTTTTACCGGGCCCACCATCACAATCCCAACGAACCGGTCTGTCCCCATTGCCAGGGCAGTGGCTACAAGGGCCGTGTCGGCATCTATGAGGTGCTGCGGATCCAGGACGATATGGCCACAGCCATCTCCAGAGGCGCCAGCACCGATGTGATCCGACAGCTGGCCCTGGAATCGGGAATGGTGACCCTGCTGGGCTACAGCCTCGAACTGGTTCGACAGGGCGAAACCACGCTGGAAGAGGTGGGTCGGATGGTGCTGACGGATTCCGGACTGGAATCTGAGCGCAGAGCCCGCGCACTCAGCACAATGACGTGTGATGGATGCGGTGCCGGTCTGCAGGAAGGCTGGCTCGAGTGTCCCTATTGCCTGACACCACGCCACTGA
- the dnaJ gene encoding molecular chaperone DnaJ: protein MADFYDLLGVSRDVDPDSLKQAYRRMARQYHPDINKDPGAEDRFKEIGRAYEVLSDPQTRARYDQFGEAGLGGAAGAPDMGDMGGFADLFETFFQGFGGPGGGGRPRRQGPQQGDDLRYDLTIDFEQAVFGQEQEIKIPHLETCDTCGGSGAKAGSGPTTCGTCGGAGQVRRATRTPFGSFTQVAECPTCGGTGQVIADPCGSCGGQGVKQVRKKLRINIPAGVDTGTRLRVSGEGNAGPRGGPSGDLYVFLTVRNHPRLQRDGLNIFAEVKVSYLQAILGDTIEVETVDGSKELDIPAGTQPGTVLTLPNLGIPKLGNPVARGDQRVTVTVDLPKRLSDTERDLLEQLAGHHSARGKQHHHHNSGLFARLFGQKG, encoded by the coding sequence ATGGCCGACTTCTATGACCTGCTCGGCGTCAGTCGGGATGTGGATCCCGACAGCCTTAAGCAGGCTTATCGACGCATGGCGCGTCAGTACCACCCCGACATCAACAAAGACCCCGGTGCTGAGGACCGTTTCAAGGAAATTGGTCGTGCTTATGAGGTGCTGAGTGATCCGCAGACCCGGGCCCGTTATGACCAGTTTGGTGAAGCCGGTCTCGGTGGTGCCGCCGGCGCCCCGGACATGGGTGACATGGGCGGGTTTGCTGATCTGTTTGAGACGTTTTTTCAGGGTTTCGGCGGACCCGGTGGTGGTGGTCGGCCGCGGCGTCAGGGACCCCAGCAAGGGGATGACCTGCGTTACGACCTGACGATCGATTTCGAGCAGGCGGTTTTTGGTCAGGAGCAGGAGATCAAGATTCCGCATCTGGAGACTTGCGACACCTGCGGAGGCAGTGGTGCCAAGGCGGGCAGTGGACCCACCACCTGCGGGACCTGTGGTGGTGCGGGGCAGGTACGCCGTGCCACCCGGACCCCCTTCGGCAGCTTCACTCAGGTCGCTGAATGTCCCACCTGTGGTGGGACGGGTCAGGTGATTGCGGATCCCTGTGGGTCTTGTGGTGGCCAGGGCGTCAAACAGGTGCGCAAGAAACTGCGGATCAACATTCCTGCCGGCGTGGATACCGGAACACGGCTTCGGGTCTCCGGTGAAGGCAATGCTGGACCGCGGGGAGGCCCGTCCGGGGACCTGTATGTCTTTCTCACTGTTCGCAATCACCCACGCCTCCAGCGGGACGGTCTGAACATCTTTGCGGAGGTCAAGGTGAGCTATCTCCAGGCGATTCTCGGCGACACCATCGAGGTGGAGACCGTGGATGGCAGCAAGGAGCTGGACATCCCCGCCGGCACCCAGCCCGGCACGGTGCTCACCCTGCCGAACCTGGGCATTCCCAAGCTCGGGAATCCTGTGGCGCGGGGTGATCAGCGCGTGACGGTGACCGTGGACCTTCCGAAGCGGCTCAGCGATACGGAGCGGGACCTTCTGGAACAGCTGGCGGGTCACCATTCCGCTCGCGGCAAGCAGCACCACCATCACAACAGTGGGTTATTCGCTCGCTTGTTTGGTCAGAAGGGATGA
- the gap gene encoding type I glyceraldehyde-3-phosphate dehydrogenase has translation MTLRVAINGFGRIGRNVLRGWISRGADTGLEIVGMNSTSDPATSAHLLTYDSILGRLDPSVDIKTTDSSMFVNGKENKFFADRNPLNCPWKEWGVDLVIESTGVFNTDEKASMHIQAGAKKVILTAPGKGDGVGTFVVGVNDDQYRHEDWDILSNASCTTNCLAPIVKVLDQNFGMEWGLMTTIHSYTGDQRILDNSHRDLRRARAAALNMVPTTTGAAKAVALVYPEVKGRLTGFAMRVPTPNVSAVDLTFGTSKGASVEQVKAVMKEASENGMKGIIKYSDLPLVSTDYAGTNESTIFDADLTYAMGDKAVKILAWYDNEWGYSQRVVDLAEVVAKNWK, from the coding sequence ATGACCCTGCGCGTTGCGATCAATGGATTCGGCCGGATCGGTCGCAATGTTCTGCGCGGTTGGATCAGCCGGGGCGCTGACACCGGCCTGGAGATCGTTGGGATGAACTCCACTTCCGACCCTGCCACCAGCGCTCACCTGCTGACCTACGACTCCATCCTTGGGCGTCTGGATCCTTCCGTGGACATCAAGACCACGGACAGCTCGATGTTCGTCAACGGCAAGGAGAACAAGTTCTTCGCTGACCGCAATCCCCTCAACTGCCCTTGGAAAGAGTGGGGCGTTGACCTGGTGATCGAGTCCACCGGTGTGTTCAACACCGATGAGAAGGCCAGCATGCACATCCAGGCTGGTGCCAAGAAGGTGATCCTCACCGCCCCTGGCAAGGGTGACGGCGTCGGCACCTTCGTGGTGGGCGTCAACGACGATCAGTACCGCCACGAAGACTGGGACATCCTCAGCAACGCCAGCTGCACCACCAACTGCCTGGCTCCGATCGTCAAAGTTCTCGATCAGAACTTCGGCATGGAGTGGGGTCTGATGACCACCATTCACAGCTACACCGGCGACCAGCGGATCCTGGACAACAGCCACCGTGACCTGCGCCGTGCTCGTGCCGCGGCTCTGAACATGGTTCCCACCACCACCGGTGCTGCCAAGGCTGTGGCCCTGGTTTATCCCGAAGTGAAGGGCAGGCTCACCGGCTTCGCCATGCGCGTCCCCACCCCGAACGTGTCGGCTGTTGACCTCACCTTTGGAACATCGAAGGGAGCTTCCGTTGAGCAGGTGAAAGCCGTGATGAAAGAGGCTTCTGAGAACGGGATGAAGGGGATCATCAAGTACAGCGACCTGCCCCTGGTCTCCACCGACTACGCAGGCACCAACGAATCCACCATTTTCGATGCGGACCTCACCTATGCCATGGGTGACAAGGCTGTGAAGATCCTGGCCTGGTACGACAACGAGTGGGGCTACAGCCAGCGTGTTGTTGATCTCGCCGAGGTGGTGGCCAAGAACTGGAAGTGA
- the murC gene encoding UDP-N-acetylmuramate--L-alanine ligase — protein MPRLLDRQTPVHFIGVGGIGMSALARILIDRGHPVSGSDPRDNATTQQLKTLGVKVFRQQDETCIDAVTGSSNAVSPVVVISTAIPESNRELQRARQQGLEIWHRSDLLAALIEQQPSIAVAGSHGKTTTSTLITTLLLEADQDPTAVIGGIVPRLGSNGHAGQGKLLVAEADESDGSLVKFSPSLGVITNLELDHTDHYTSLDDLISTLQRFANGCERVLANHDCPILQEHFQPTAWWSNQSAESVDFAALPLSLEGDRCVARFYELGRPIGDFTLPMAGLHNLSNATGALAACRMEGLPFDQLVKGLAGLKAPGRRFDLRGTWKGRHIVDDYAHHPSEVKATLEMARLMVSSGRSPLPTAPQRVLAVFQPHRYSRTQQFLDAFAEALQNCDLLLLAPVYSAGEQPLNGICSKALAERVLSLKPDLQIAVADNLDDLTDLVMKHSRKEDLVLAMGAGDVNGLWSRLTS, from the coding sequence TTGCCGCGCCTGCTCGACCGTCAGACACCAGTCCACTTCATCGGTGTCGGCGGAATTGGCATGTCGGCCTTGGCTCGGATTCTGATCGACCGCGGTCATCCAGTCAGCGGCTCGGACCCGCGCGATAACGCAACAACACAACAACTGAAGACCCTCGGGGTGAAGGTCTTCCGACAGCAAGACGAGACCTGTATTGACGCCGTCACGGGATCGTCAAACGCTGTTTCGCCCGTGGTGGTGATCAGCACTGCGATCCCCGAGAGCAATCGGGAGCTCCAACGTGCCCGGCAGCAAGGCCTAGAGATCTGGCATCGTTCCGATCTTCTGGCGGCACTGATCGAGCAGCAACCCTCGATCGCTGTGGCCGGCAGCCACGGCAAAACCACCACCAGCACCTTGATCACCACCTTGCTGCTGGAGGCCGATCAAGACCCGACCGCTGTCATTGGCGGCATCGTTCCTCGCCTCGGCAGCAATGGCCACGCCGGCCAGGGGAAACTGCTTGTGGCGGAGGCGGATGAATCCGACGGATCCCTGGTGAAGTTCAGCCCCAGCCTGGGCGTGATCACCAACTTGGAGCTGGATCACACCGATCACTACACCAGTCTCGACGATCTGATCTCAACCCTTCAGCGCTTCGCGAACGGTTGTGAACGTGTGCTGGCCAATCACGATTGTCCGATCCTGCAGGAACACTTCCAGCCGACCGCCTGGTGGTCCAATCAGAGCGCTGAATCCGTTGACTTCGCCGCCCTGCCCTTGAGCCTTGAAGGCGATCGCTGTGTGGCGCGTTTCTACGAATTGGGCCGTCCCATCGGCGACTTCACCCTGCCGATGGCCGGGCTGCACAACCTGAGCAATGCAACCGGTGCCCTGGCGGCCTGCCGGATGGAAGGACTCCCCTTTGATCAATTGGTGAAGGGACTCGCTGGCCTGAAAGCACCAGGACGCCGATTTGATCTTCGGGGTACCTGGAAGGGCCGTCACATCGTTGACGATTACGCCCACCATCCCAGTGAGGTGAAAGCGACTCTGGAGATGGCTCGCCTGATGGTGAGCAGTGGCCGCAGTCCGCTACCCACAGCACCACAACGGGTGCTGGCAGTGTTCCAGCCCCATCGCTACAGCCGCACCCAGCAGTTTCTCGACGCCTTTGCTGAGGCATTGCAGAACTGTGATCTGCTGCTGCTGGCGCCCGTCTATTCCGCAGGGGAGCAACCCCTGAACGGCATCTGCAGCAAGGCCCTGGCGGAACGGGTCCTCAGCCTGAAGCCTGATCTCCAGATCGCCGTCGCTGACAACCTCGACGACCTCACCGACCTGGTGATGAAGCACAGCCGAAAAGAGGATCTCGTTCTGGCGATGGGTGCTGGCGATGTGAATGGACTGTGGTCCAGGCTGACGTCATGA
- a CDS encoding YbaB/EbfC family nucleoid-associated protein → MAGFGLPNFGQLTEAFKKAQEIQQNAQALQDELDGMEIEGQSNDGRASVWLSGNQQPLRVRLDPALLQEGQQASEAATLEALQAAYEQSTATMKGRMEELTGGLNLNLPGMGG, encoded by the coding sequence ATGGCAGGCTTCGGACTCCCCAATTTCGGTCAGCTCACCGAAGCCTTCAAGAAGGCCCAGGAGATTCAGCAGAACGCTCAGGCTCTGCAGGACGAACTGGATGGGATGGAGATCGAAGGCCAGAGCAACGATGGCCGCGCCAGCGTGTGGCTGTCTGGCAACCAGCAACCGCTGCGGGTTCGGTTGGACCCAGCCCTGCTGCAGGAGGGTCAACAGGCGAGCGAAGCAGCCACCCTGGAAGCCCTGCAGGCGGCCTATGAGCAATCCACCGCCACGATGAAGGGCCGCATGGAAGAACTCACCGGTGGCCTGAACCTCAACCTCCCCGGGATGGGCGGCTGA
- a CDS encoding sulfurtransferase TusA family protein, which produces MSRRSLDLRGTPCPVNFIRCKLTLEQMSAGDCLEVCLDRGEPEAMVLPGLRDAGHRVQCVDQTPDAVTIEVICGG; this is translated from the coding sequence ATGAGCCGGCGTTCCCTGGATCTGCGGGGAACGCCCTGTCCTGTGAATTTCATTCGTTGCAAGCTCACCCTCGAGCAGATGAGTGCCGGTGACTGCCTGGAGGTCTGCCTCGACCGGGGTGAGCCGGAGGCCATGGTTCTCCCAGGCTTGAGGGATGCCGGTCACCGTGTTCAGTGTGTTGATCAAACGCCGGATGCGGTCACCATCGAGGTGATCTGTGGTGGCTGA
- the grpE gene encoding nucleotide exchange factor GrpE — MSGDASTPEQDQTVASGAVPATPESAPDAPEATSDQAPAAVDPAERMQQLEQELSTLKQEHETLNSQYMRIAADFDNFRKRQSRDQDDMRQQLVCSTLTEILPVVDNFERARQQLNPEGEEAQALHRSYQGLYKQLVDVLKQQGVARMEVVGQEFDPNLHEAVLREESTEFVEDVVCEELQRGYHRDGRVLRHAMVKVSMGPGPSDAAPVEAASDQTTEEA, encoded by the coding sequence ATGAGCGGCGACGCCTCCACCCCAGAGCAGGATCAGACCGTTGCATCCGGTGCTGTTCCAGCCACGCCGGAGTCAGCTCCGGATGCGCCAGAGGCGACCTCTGATCAGGCTCCCGCAGCGGTGGACCCGGCGGAACGGATGCAGCAACTGGAGCAGGAGCTGAGCACCCTGAAGCAGGAGCACGAGACGCTCAACAGCCAATACATGCGCATTGCGGCGGATTTCGACAATTTCCGCAAGCGACAGAGTCGTGATCAAGACGACATGCGTCAGCAGCTGGTCTGTTCGACGCTTACCGAAATTCTTCCGGTCGTCGACAACTTTGAACGGGCCCGTCAGCAGCTGAATCCTGAAGGTGAGGAGGCCCAGGCGCTGCATCGCAGTTATCAGGGTCTCTACAAACAACTGGTGGATGTGCTGAAGCAGCAAGGGGTGGCACGGATGGAGGTGGTCGGCCAGGAGTTCGATCCGAACTTGCATGAGGCCGTGTTGCGGGAGGAAAGCACTGAGTTCGTCGAGGATGTGGTGTGTGAGGAGCTCCAGCGCGGTTATCACCGCGATGGCCGTGTGTTGCGCCACGCGATGGTGAAAGTGTCGATGGGTCCTGGACCGTCCGATGCAGCGCCTGTTGAGGCCGCATCGGATCAGACGACGGAGGAGGCCTGA
- the murB gene encoding UDP-N-acetylmuramate dehydrogenase, with protein sequence MTRCDARLPQAGASLAEFTTWRVGGAAEWLAEPVSLDETQAWIQWATQQGMPCRVIGAGSNLLIHDDGLPGLSLCLRKLQGLEFDPTDGTVEVLAGEPIPSLARRAARAGLHGLEWSVGIPGTAGGAAVMNAGAQGGCTAEWLESVRVMPLDGGECFELQRDQLDFAYRHSRLQDNDLVVLSARFRLEPGHDPTELKRVTSANLSHRTTTQPYQQPSCGSVFRNPEPLKAGRLIEEQGLKGTRIGGAEISTMHANFIVNTGDAQADDIVRLIQLVQDRVEAEHGIRLHTEVKRLGFASTT encoded by the coding sequence ATGACCCGATGCGATGCCCGCCTCCCCCAGGCCGGAGCAAGCCTTGCGGAGTTCACCACGTGGCGGGTAGGAGGCGCCGCCGAATGGCTTGCGGAACCCGTCAGCCTCGACGAGACCCAGGCCTGGATCCAATGGGCCACGCAACAGGGGATGCCATGCCGCGTCATCGGTGCTGGGTCGAATCTGCTGATTCACGATGACGGCTTGCCAGGACTCTCGCTCTGTCTCCGCAAACTTCAGGGGCTGGAGTTCGATCCAACCGATGGGACCGTTGAAGTCCTCGCCGGTGAACCGATCCCATCGCTGGCGCGACGGGCTGCTCGCGCTGGACTGCACGGCCTCGAATGGTCGGTTGGCATCCCAGGGACCGCAGGCGGTGCCGCTGTCATGAATGCAGGAGCCCAGGGAGGCTGCACAGCGGAATGGTTGGAATCGGTGCGGGTCATGCCCCTGGATGGGGGCGAGTGCTTTGAACTTCAACGCGATCAACTGGACTTCGCTTACCGCCACAGCCGTCTCCAGGACAACGACCTTGTGGTGTTGTCAGCGCGGTTCCGACTTGAGCCCGGTCACGATCCGACTGAACTCAAGCGGGTCACCAGCGCAAATCTCAGCCATCGCACCACCACGCAGCCCTACCAGCAACCCAGCTGCGGCAGCGTCTTTCGCAATCCCGAACCCCTCAAAGCCGGACGGCTGATCGAAGAGCAGGGGCTGAAAGGAACACGCATCGGCGGGGCAGAAATCTCAACCATGCATGCCAATTTCATCGTCAACACCGGTGACGCCCAAGCGGACGACATCGTCCGGCTGATTCAACTGGTGCAGGACCGCGTGGAAGCCGAGCACGGAATCCGTCTTCACACCGAAGTGAAACGCCTGGGATTCGCTTCCACGACTTAA
- the rsgA gene encoding ribosome small subunit-dependent GTPase A produces MADISSSEASGIVVALQANYLEVELDAAPAGCPGRLLCTRRTRLTHRGAAVHVGDRVRVEAIDPGQARAVVADVEPRHSFLSRPPVANVSLVAVVLAVEQPTFDPDQASRFLLTAERTGLDVILLLTKTDLISPAALERLMTRLKGWGYDPLALCSPSGLGMDALRQRLAAAELSVLCGPSGVGKSSLLNHLRPDLQLRTAAVSGRLQRGRHTTRHVELFPLGPSARVADTPGFNRPDLPDDPQELAILFPELRKQLDPWPCRFRDCLHRGEPGCGVSSDWERYPLYMAALTEQSSLSRPSRGG; encoded by the coding sequence GTGGCTGACATCAGCAGCTCTGAGGCTTCAGGAATCGTGGTGGCGCTTCAGGCCAACTACCTGGAGGTCGAGCTGGATGCCGCACCTGCCGGATGCCCAGGGCGACTGCTCTGTACGCGCCGCACCCGCCTGACCCATCGGGGAGCAGCGGTTCATGTGGGTGACCGGGTTCGCGTCGAGGCGATTGATCCAGGCCAGGCTCGAGCTGTCGTGGCAGACGTGGAGCCACGTCACAGCTTTCTGTCACGGCCACCGGTGGCCAATGTCTCCTTGGTCGCTGTGGTGTTGGCTGTAGAGCAGCCCACGTTTGACCCTGATCAGGCCAGTCGCTTCCTGTTGACGGCGGAACGGACGGGACTGGATGTGATCCTTTTGCTGACGAAGACAGACCTGATCTCTCCCGCAGCTCTCGAGCGGCTCATGACCCGGTTGAAGGGCTGGGGGTATGACCCGCTGGCGCTCTGCAGTCCCTCTGGATTGGGGATGGATGCCTTACGGCAACGCTTGGCTGCTGCGGAGCTGTCGGTGCTCTGCGGGCCCTCCGGAGTGGGCAAAAGCAGCCTGTTGAACCATCTGCGTCCCGATCTTCAACTTCGTACGGCTGCGGTGTCCGGACGCTTGCAGCGCGGTCGCCATACCACCCGCCACGTGGAGCTGTTTCCTCTGGGGCCCAGCGCGCGAGTGGCCGATACCCCCGGTTTCAATCGTCCTGATCTCCCAGACGATCCCCAGGAACTGGCGATCTTGTTTCCGGAGCTCAGGAAGCAACTCGATCCCTGGCCTTGCCGTTTCCGCGATTGCCTGCATCGCGGCGAGCCCGGCTGCGGCGTGTCCAGCGACTGGGAGCGCTATCCGCTCTACATGGCTGCGTTGACTGAACAGAGCAGCCTCAGCCGCCCATCCCGGGGAGGTTGA